CGATAGCTTCGCGGGGGGCGGTCGTGTGGACCAACGGAAAGATAGACTTTACGGCCTGAGCGTAACAGTTCATCGGCAATTTGTGAGCCAGACGATCCTGCGCCAACAACCATAACCGCGCCTTCGGGCAGCTGGTCAGGGTTGCGATAGGCGGTTGAATGCATTTGTAAAACATCAACATCATTAGGAACAACTGGCGGGATAACAGGGTGTTGGAAGGGGCCAGTGGCAGCAACGATGTTTGTTGCTTGGATGGTTCCTTGCGTGGTCTCAACGATGAAGCCTGTGTCAGCCTGATCTTTCTCAGCCGACAAAACCTCAACACCGCACCGAATGGGTGCCTCGATCTGTTTGGCAAATTCTTCAAAATAAGCGGTGACACTATGCTTCGTGGGAAAGCCATCGCCATCTATGTCATCAAACTCTTTTGTCGGAAAACGATCGTGCCACGCAGGGCCATTGGCAACCAGACTATCCCAGCGGTTGGTGCGCCAGCGTTCGGCTATTCTATCGCGCTCCAAAACAAGGTGCTCAACCCCATTGTCACGAAGATGCTCGCTCATGGCTAAGCCTGCTTGACCACCTCCAACAACCAAAGTGTTGACTGTTTCTGTACCCATTTGCCCAAAGTCCATAAGTTGTTCTGGCGACTGAATTTAGTGAACCTTATCTCAACCCTTGAGAGGCGGATAGAGGTTTTTTGTCTACTGCCATTTAAGACGATATTTGCCTGGAGTTTCTCCGAAAAAACGACCGAATTGACGAATAAAATAACTCTGATCGCCAAAGCCGCAGGCAACTGCAATTTGTGCGATTGAAAGGTCTGTTGTGGTCAAACGCTCTGCTGCATGATGCAGTTTTTGTTGCATAATGAAATCTTGCGGTGCAATGCCGAAACATTGTTTGAAACTACGTCGAAAATGGCTTTCTGACATGTCGGCCAAAGCAGCAAGTTCTGGGACCGTCGGCATTTTTTCGACGGATTCGTCGATTTTCTTAATGGCAACTTTGAGTTTTTCAAAACCAGCAGGAAGTTGGGCATTCACATCGAGTATTTGAGTGAGACCCATAATGCCCAGCACGATGCCCTCTGCATTTACAATTGGTATCTTACTCGTCATTGCCCAAACCAGCTTGCCTTGCTCATTTGTGATAACTTCAACACGGTCGACAATGCATTCGCCATTTTCGATAATTTGCAAGTCGTCTTCTTTGATGGCTGTAGCGACCGCAGGTGGGAAAAAATCTTCTTCCCCCGTCCCAATCACATCAGATAGCTCGGACATCCGCAAAAGGCTCAAAGCTGCCTTGTTGCATGTTACCCACAGGCGATTATGGTCTTTTACATAGAAGATCACCTTCGGGAGCAGGTCGAACGCGGTTTGCAGGTGAGTAAAGTCTTCTGGTCGCAGGTCGCCAACGTGCGCTTGATCCATTACCAAGGAGTTTCCTAGGATTTTATTCACTTTTCACCCTTCCAAAAGTTTGTATTTCATTTACCACGAGGGGAGTTGAACGCTGAAATGAGCGAATAGTTATATTTGAACGCCATATAATTCTATACTAAATCGACAATTTTGTAATACCTTTATGTCGCGCTGTCGGATTTGTTTCTCGCTTTCAGCGGCGAGGAATTGAATTGAATTATAACAGCAAAGCACTTTGAGGAATGATCACGGATTAAATCGAGAATATTGTAAATGAGGAGCAGAAGTTGGAATTGATCGCACAATGATGCGGGCTAACCCTGCTTTTTTTGGAGAGGAATGCTTAAAATGGATCAAGATAAAGCTCCAGCAATCAGGTTCTTTCTGAGCGCGAGTGTTTTGATGGCGCTCAGTACATTTCTTTGGTTTGGCTTGTGTTATTTTGTCGATGAAAAACAACACCCATCATTGTTTGAGATGGAAAGCGGCGTCTACATTATTTCTATAATTACAGGTTTGCTCGCT
Above is a genomic segment from Hyphomicrobiales bacterium containing:
- a CDS encoding NAD(P)/FAD-dependent oxidoreductase, with the translated sequence MGTETVNTLVVGGGQAGLAMSEHLRDNGVEHLVLERDRIAERWRTNRWDSLVANGPAWHDRFPTKEFDDIDGDGFPTKHSVTAYFEEFAKQIEAPIRCGVEVLSAEKDQADTGFIVETTQGTIQATNIVAATGPFQHPVIPPVVPNDVDVLQMHSTAYRNPDQLPEGAVMVVGAGSSGSQIADELLRSGRKVYLSVGPHDRPPRSYRGKDFCWWLGVLGKWEMKTPPAGREHVTIAVSGAHGGHTVDFRELAERGMNLCGMTQAYNDGTLTFASDLATNIKEGDDNLLSLLAEADEYVTAQGLDLPLEEAAKIIRPEPECLANPTLSIDLSEEGITTIIWATGFKQDFDWLKVDAFHEDGKPHHADGVSKHGGIYFLGLPWLSMRGSSFIWGVWVDAKNLGSHIANRNQTLGL
- a CDS encoding helix-turn-helix domain-containing protein, which produces MDQAHVGDLRPEDFTHLQTAFDLLPKVIFYVKDHNRLWVTCNKAALSLLRMSELSDVIGTGEEDFFPPAVATAIKEDDLQIIENGECIVDRVEVITNEQGKLVWAMTSKIPIVNAEGIVLGIMGLTQILDVNAQLPAGFEKLKVAIKKIDESVEKMPTVPELAALADMSESHFRRSFKQCFGIAPQDFIMQQKLHHAAERLTTTDLSIAQIAVACGFGDQSYFIRQFGRFFGETPGKYRLKWQ